A single region of the Lysinibacillus sp. B2A1 genome encodes:
- a CDS encoding DUF2621 domain-containing protein has translation MLTGWFLWFILFWVVVLITFMGIGGFFMFRKFLKALPKQDGKSDLDWQEFYLDKTIHLWGQPEKELLYELVSPVPELFRQVAKEKIAGKIGELALEEKAPAINHDLIIRGYIQATPKRDHKFLRKKLAEMKIDITPYEHLFD, from the coding sequence TTGTTAACAGGCTGGTTTTTATGGTTTATCTTGTTTTGGGTAGTCGTATTGATTACCTTTATGGGGATTGGTGGATTTTTTATGTTCCGCAAGTTTTTAAAGGCATTACCAAAGCAGGATGGTAAATCGGATTTAGATTGGCAAGAGTTTTATTTAGATAAAACCATTCATTTATGGGGACAACCTGAGAAGGAGCTTTTATATGAGCTTGTTAGCCCTGTCCCTGAGCTGTTTAGACAAGTAGCAAAGGAAAAAATAGCTGGCAAAATTGGCGAGCTTGCATTAGAAGAAAAAGCGCCTGCCATTAATCATGACTTAATTATTCGTGGTTATATTCAAGCAACTCCTAAGCGTGATCATAAATTTTTACGCAAAAAATTAGCGGAAATGAAAATTGACATTACCCCCTATGAACATCTATTTGATTAA
- a CDS encoding DUF2922 domain-containing protein, giving the protein MTQVLELHFETAIGKTTVLTIDAPKPTITTAEIQQVMQTIIAKNVFEGQAGTLVAIKGARIIDRQVTDLELVMA; this is encoded by the coding sequence ATGACACAAGTTTTAGAACTGCATTTTGAAACAGCTATAGGAAAAACAACTGTGCTTACGATTGATGCACCAAAGCCAACAATTACAACTGCAGAAATCCAACAGGTTATGCAGACAATTATCGCTAAAAATGTTTTTGAAGGACAAGCAGGTACTCTAGTTGCCATAAAAGGGGCACGGATCATTGACCGCCAAGTGACGGATCTTGAATTAGTGATGGCATAA
- a CDS encoding DUF4885 domain-containing protein, with the protein MNISSNPPFVSTNTATKTTPIEKDTTVIQSRNGYESESDRRRQLHTEHYQKVTAQNKMFQDPKQHIIDKYHNPLSSYFRHDLTAQERDIASSTELTWLRAGKANMSHLDAIFRDKPPIYDDVEVATKKAFNRQQINGQFQQLLSQYQLTMPKDAKLTFTIDPNTYKLGVSGTKDSDFARLLEEALNSENNAKQLFAHIIKSRSDDSTQFTQKKYDKYNLVREIQNVTGYNLKDLQVVDNKFVTKDGTDIFEIYQNNLKKNSYVSDWERGVRNSHYGSQLADLAKQGFDSIPDLILSIDYENGSFHDVGQRENYGTGRTDWIEQLRTHRSSI; encoded by the coding sequence ATGAATATAAGTTCAAATCCACCATTTGTCTCAACAAATACAGCTACTAAAACAACTCCAATTGAAAAAGATACAACGGTTATTCAAAGCCGAAATGGGTATGAAAGCGAGTCAGATAGACGTAGACAATTACACACAGAACATTATCAAAAAGTAACTGCGCAAAATAAAATGTTTCAAGATCCCAAACAACATATCATTGATAAGTATCATAATCCTCTCTCATCTTACTTTAGACATGACTTGACTGCTCAAGAAAGGGATATTGCTTCTAGTACTGAATTGACTTGGCTAAGGGCTGGTAAGGCAAATATGTCACACCTTGATGCAATCTTTCGTGACAAGCCACCCATTTATGACGATGTAGAGGTGGCGACCAAAAAAGCATTTAATCGCCAACAAATAAATGGGCAATTCCAACAACTATTGAGTCAGTATCAACTGACGATGCCCAAAGATGCAAAATTAACATTTACCATTGACCCTAACACTTATAAATTGGGTGTTAGCGGGACAAAGGATTCAGATTTTGCTCGATTATTAGAAGAAGCACTCAATTCCGAGAACAATGCCAAGCAACTATTTGCTCATATTATCAAAAGCCGTTCTGATGATTCGACACAATTTACGCAAAAAAAATATGACAAATATAACCTTGTCCGTGAGATTCAAAATGTGACGGGTTATAATTTGAAAGATTTACAGGTAGTAGATAATAAGTTTGTAACGAAGGATGGAACAGATATTTTTGAAATTTACCAAAACAATTTGAAAAAAAATTCCTATGTATCCGATTGGGAGCGAGGCGTGCGGAATAGTCATTACGGTTCACAGTTAGCAGACCTAGCTAAACAGGGATTTGACTCGATACCTGATTTAATCTTGTCTATTGACTATGAAAATGGCTCTTTCCATGATGTAGGTCAACGGGAAAACTATGGAACAGGGAGAACAGATTGGATTGAGCAGTTGAGAACACACCGTTCTTCAATTTAG